ATCAATGGCCAATTCACTAGCTGCCCAATCGGCTGGTGACGGCAAAAGCCGCTTATAACCGGCCAGACTGGTTACGATGATTCCAGGTTTGCCGCTTTGAATAAACGTCAAAGCATTAATACGATCGTTACGCGTCTCTGGCGAACTAACCGCGACTTCAGCTGCCAACACATCCTCAACTGGAAAATCGTAAACCACTGCATCTCCGAGCAAACTGCTTAAATCAGCAGCTAATTCATCGGCATGAAAGCGATTGTTTTCAACAATTAGAATCTGCTGCGGTCGCTGTTGCAATAGCGCGCCAAAAAAGACCGTCTTGGCTGAGCCCGACAGTCCTGTCACCAAATGGCGACCCGTTTTCAGCTTCGGCCATAATGCCGACAATGCTGGATCTGCCTGCACCATGTCGATCAAATTCATCGCGTCACCTGCTTCTTTCTTCTACTAATGTACACATGTGCTTCACCTTTTCGCCATGAAGTCACCTATCTTTTAATTAAACTTATTCATCAGCTGATCAAACGGCATCCCATTTAACCAATCTTCCAAGGCATCATCAGCCTTCTCAATCGCATCATCGATTAACGGCTGGTCAGTTTTGGAAAACGGCGTTAGTACCCAATCAACGACCCGTTGCCGCTGCGGATGCTGAATACCGATTTTTAGTCGACAAAACTCATCGCTGCCAGTGGCACTGATAATATCCTTGATGCCGTTATGGCCGCCTGCTGAGCCGCGCTTGCGTAAGCGCAATTTGCCTAAGGTTAAATCCATATCGTCTTGCACGACAAAAATTTCATCTAATTGTATCTGATAAAACATCATCAGCTCGCGGACGGCGCGACCTGAAGCATTCATAAATGTCTGGGGTTTAACAAGGAAGATCTTTTCGCCATTTAGACGGGTTGTCGCGGTAGCTGCATCAAACTCCAGCTTGTCAATCGTCAGGTTCAGTCGTTTGGCCAAGCCATCAACGACCATGAACCCCATATTGTGTTTGGATCCTGCATATTTCTGGCCGGGATTTCCTAGGCCAACAATCATTTTCATTGGAACTTTTATCCTCCTTGGGGAAAACGCATTTATAGTTGTAAGGACTTTTTTTGTGAGTGTTTCTATATTCTGGCCGGACGAGCTAACTCGCTTATCTTCTGGTAGCGGCCGGTCACGTTTTGCTCGGAAACGCGCTCACAGGCCCAGAAACCTCCACATAAGGACCGGGGATCTGTAAGACTGCTTCGATAAGCATCGTGCCTTTGTGGTAGCGGCCTGTCACGCTTCGCTCGGAAACGCGCTCACAGGCCCAGAAACCTCCACATAGGGACCGGATCTGTGCGATTGCTTTGAGATTCGATAAGCATCGTGCCTTTCTAGTAGCGGCTAGCCACGCTTCGCTCGGAAACGCGCTCACAGGCCCAGAAACCTCCACATAAGGGTCTTCGACATAAATGGCCAAAGACCGGCCATTTATGTCGAAGACCGCTTATGCTCCGGTTTCTAAGCGCTCCTGTTCGCGCTCTAACGCGAATAGACGGATTTTGCCTTTTCCGTCCAGAGCAGTATACCATACTGACGCCTTGCGTCTGTGCGAGTTGACCGTGGGAACTGTTGAATTTCCCACATTCGTGAAAACAGATGCTGGAAACGCTTACGTTATTGGAAGCTTGCTTGAAACAGGATTCACAAGTCTTGCTGTAGTAAGGCTCGACGCCATTTTTTGACAATGGCAAAATCATGAAAAAGTCTATCAAATTTGTTTCAGGGAATTGATAATGTGTTATACTCAACGTGAAATGCAGTTTGCATGCACATAAGAAAGGATGATATCACCGTGGCAAGTATTACGGATAAGGATCACCAAAAAGTTATTCTCGTTGGTGACGGCGCCGTTGGTTCAAGTTATGCCTACGCAATGGTTTTGCAAGGTATCGCTCAGGAAATCGGAATCGTTGACATTTTCAAGGACAAGACAAAGGGTGACGCGATTGACTTGAGCAACGCGCTCCCATTCACAAGTCCTAAGAAGATTTATTCAGCTGAATACAGCGATGCTAAGGATGCTGATCTGGTTGTTATCACAGCTGGCGCTCCTCAGAAGCCTGGCGAAACTCGTTTGGACTTGGTTAACAAGAACTTGAAGATCTTGAAGTCCATTGTTGACCCAATCGTTGATTCCGGCTTTAACGGTATTTTCTTAGTTGCTGCCAACCCAGTTGACATTTTGACCTATGCAACTTGGAAACTTTCTGGCTTCCCGAAGAACCGGGTTGTTGGTTCCGGTACTTCACTGGACACCGCCCGCTTCCGTCAGTCCATTGCTGAAATGGTTAATGTTGACGCTCGTTCGGTCCACGCTTACATCATGGGCGAACATGGTGACACTGAATTCCCTGTATGGTCCCACGCTAACATTGGTGGCGTTACCATCGCTGAATGGGTTAAGGCTCATCCAGAAATCAAGGAAGACAAGCTTGTTAAGATGTTTGAAGACGTTCGTGACGCCGCTTATGAAATCATCAAACTCAAGGGTGCGACCTTCTATGGTATCGCAACTGCCCTTGCCCGGATTTCAAAGGCAATCCTTAACGACGAAAATGCGGTTCTGCCACTTTCCGTTTACATGGATGGTCAATATGGCTTGAACGACATCTACATCGGTACCCCAGCTGTGATCAACCGTAATGGTATCCAGAACATCCTGGAAATCCCATTGACCGATCACGAAGAAGAATCCATGCAGAAATCTGCTTCTCAATTGAAGAAGGTTCTGACCGATGCTTTCGCTAAGAATGACATCGAAACTCGTCAGTAATCATCACGATCACTGATAAGTAAGCAACCAGCCCAGTCGCTGGTTGCTTTTTTTGTGAGCGCGAGCAGGAGCGTCTAGAAACCGGAGCATAAGCGACCATGGCCGTGATGGTCGGTTTTTGACCATTGCAGCCATGGTCCTTATGCGGAGGTTTCTGCGACTGCGAGCGCGTTATGGTGAGCGCGAGCAGGAGCGCCTAGCAAACCGCAAATATCTAAATGTTTTTTAATAATTCTGTAACACCACGGTAACACTTGATATTGTCACTCATGCCGCGTTTGAAACAGGTGATGTTGCTTTTAATTCGACCTTCAATACCTTATAATGGCGAAGTACAATGTCATCTTATTTGAGGAAGTGCTTGCCACGAAACAAGAACAAACGAAGAACAGGAGGCAGCGATCAGTGAAGAAAAACAAGCGATGGCTCCTCGTTGTTGGCGTCCTCGTCGTACTCATGGGCGGATTTTACATCATTCAAAGTATGCATTATCGCGACCATTTTCTGCCAAACACAGAAATTCTCGGCGTCGATGTCTCCGGTCAGACCGTCAACGCGGCTAACAAGAAATTGACCGATCAATTCGATCAACGTCAGTACACATTTGTTGAAAAGAATAAAAAGATTTTGAAAGTTAAAGGTGATGCTTTAGGACTTAGCCAAGATTTTAAAAAAGGCTTGACACAAATCCTTAACAAGCAAAATCCTTGGCAATGGACGACATCAGTCTTTGCTGGTCAAAAAACCAATGCTCAGGAAGACCCTACTATTAACACTGCTGCTCTAAAGCAATTCGCAACTTCGACGGCTGATAAGTTAAATCAAAATCGTCAGGAACCGGTCAATGCGAAGCTTGTGACAAGCGGTGATCAGTTCAAGATTCAAAAGGAAGTTAATGGTGATCAAATTGATGCCGACAAGCTGGCGACAACTGTCACAAGCGCACTTGATAACCATCGTCAAGTGATTGAACTAACAGATGCTTATAAAAAGCCAACGGTTAAAGCATCTGATCGCGACTTGCAGACAACTGAACGTGATATGAACAAACTTGCAAGCACCAAAGTCAGCTTGCAGATTCAAAGCACTACCGTCACGGTTCCGCAAGCAACTGTTTTGAGTTGGGTCACTAATGATAATGGTAAGGCAACGGTTTCTTCCCAAGCCATTACAAATTATGTCACGGCCTTGTCGCAACAATACAGCACCATTCACAAGACTCGTCAATTTAATTCCCAACAACAAGGTACCGTTTCCGTTCCCGCTGGCACTTATGGTTGGAGCATCAACATTAGCGCCACCTCTGCTATGATTCTTGCTAGCGTAAAAGCTGGCCAAGACTTGAATAAAGAAGTCAGCCACAGCGGATCTGGTTATACAACCACTGGCGACATCGGCAATACCTACGTGGAAGTCTCCAAAGAAAAACAACACGAATGGTATATTAAGGATGGCAAGGTCGTCATGGATTCTGACATCGTGACTGGTAAACCAGGCCAAGATACGCCGTCTGGTGTGTTCTATGTTTGGTCTAAGCAACGTAACGCTACCTTACGCGGGAAGAACGACGATGGCAGTTCTTATGCCAGTCCGGTTTCTTACTGGATGCCGATTGATTACACCGGTGTTGGTCTTCATGACAGTCCATGGCAACCAAAATACGGTGGTGATTGGTACAAAGAACATGGCTCTCATGGGTGCGTCAACAACCCACCAGACTTCATGGCGAAGTTATATGCAGCTGTTGACGAAGGCACACCTGTGATCGTGTATTAAAAATAGATTCGCTCGACCCATAACTATTCTTTTTAGCGTCACAAAAAGACTTGATCCCCGATATCAAAGGATCAAGTCTTTTTTGTTTATTCTAAATTGTAAACATTAGCTGATCGGACGCGACCTTACGCCACTTGGCGCTAATGTTTCTTTGAGTCGTTTATCTTCATTGCCTCCGGAAACGGAATTCAAAAGATCTTTATCAACAAAACGCTGGAACAATTAGGCATTCGTAAGGCTAATTGGTACAACTTCGGTAATATCAGTCATGCAACAAAAAAAAAAAGAACCCATTATTTAATGACATGTCAGGAACGGTCACTGCACTTTTAAAAACAATCGTTTCCGAATAGCATTGTGCAACAGATATAACATTACCTCTGAAAGTGATCTTCAGCATGAACAGTCCAGAAAAACGTTACACCGCCAGTGATCTATGGTATCATAAAGCAAGATTAGAATATTTTAATAAAGTGATACCTGTTTGATGGAGGAAAACGAATGTTAATTAAGTCGTTAGTATTAAAAAAGGAGTTCCTGACCACTGTCAAGGAAACGGTCACCCTTGAAGACGCGCTGAAGATCCTTGAAGACTCCGGCTTTCGTTGTGTGCCGATTCTGGATGAAAGCGGCACGATCTTCCGTGGCAACATCTACAAGATGCACATTTATCGGCACAAGTCTCAAGGCGGTGACATGAGTTTGCCAGTGACCTATTTGCTGAAAAATGCCACCAAGACGATTCCAGTCAATGCGCCATTCTTTAAAGTCTTCTTCAACATTAAGGATTTACCGTATATTGCTGTCCTTGATGAAAATGCCAACTTTTACGGTATCTTGACTCACGCTAAACTGCTTGGCATGCTGTCAGAAGCTTGGAACGTTGATGTTGGTTCCTACGTGCTGACAGTTATGTCGACTGGCGAGCGTGGCGATCTGGCCAAAATGAGCAAGATTTTGGCCAAGTATGTGTCCATTTCCGGGTGTATCACCTTGGATGCCAAACGCGACGAGTTCGTACGCCGCACCCTCTTTACATTGCCGGCCTGAACTGATGAAAACACATTGAACGAAATCGTTTCCCGGCTTGAGAAAAAAAGCTTCCGCGTTGTTGAAATCGATGACTTGCAATCAGGCCAACCAATCCGCATCGATGAAGATCTCTAATCTCCATGTAACGCTCACATAAACAAAAGAAGGTCGATCGTTTAATAAACGAATCGGGCTTTTTTTGTAAGCACGTGCAGAAGCGCTTGCAAGCCTGCAAGTGCCCTATGGTGGTGCGTGTGTTGGTGCATGATCGTGAACATGAAGAACCTGCCTTAAGAACCTTGCGCTTTGCGCGAAAGGTCTTTGCTGTCCACCTCATCAAAAATCCACTATAATATGGGATAATGCATTGCTTGTTGTTATCGCGCTGCATACTAAACGGGAGGAATAACGTGAAACGTATCACTCGTTTTTTCGATCAGATCGCGGCCAGCATCCACTTTTTTAAGACACATCGTCTCAAGCGCAATTATCGACGAGCACTTTTATTCTTCGCGATATTGTTGCCAGTTTGTGTTGTCGCAATTATAGCAGGTCAACGGTTACATCAGCCGACACCGTCAAGTTCGAAAGCCGCTATCGCTCTATCAACCACAAAAAAGAAACAACAACGTCACAAGGCCACCAGTCATAAAACCAAGGTACATACAGCCCCGAAGAACATTGACTGGACAGCACCTTCCGAGAAACAGGCTTATCCCGACCTCACCCAGCATCCGAACATTACTTTAGATGTCAATCTAAAAAAGCAACGGGTTTTTATCAAGGAAGGCGACAAAACGCTATACACGATGTATGCGTCTACTGGTATTGATGACTCAACCCCACGAGGTGATTTTGCGATTCAAGACGAACGGGGTTATGAATTCTTCAATCCAAACGAACAAATGGGCGCCCATTATTATACAAGCTTTTATCTGCATGGAACTTATCTTTTTCATACCGTCCCGACAGATGTCGGCGGACAATACATCAAAAACGAGGCGGCTAAGCTTGGCAAAGAGCCTGGCTCTCATGGTTGCGTTCGGTTGAGTATTGCGGATGCTAAGTGGATATTCGAGCATGTGCCAACAGGGACGCCAGTTAAAATTCATTAGTTTAGTGCCTCAAAAACCAGAGAAACCTGTTAATCAATCGACTGACTAACGGATTCCTCTGGTTTTTGTGTAAGTACGTATCAATCGTCAGAATGGTGAGCATTACTTTTCGCCAATCCGCCAACTAGTTAAATTTTCTCACTGGCCAACGTTTGCAATGATGCATCAATTTTCTCCGCACACATCCTGCCTTCATGAATCCCCCAGATAACTAAACTTGGGCCGCGACGGCAATCACCGGCCACATAGATTTGCGTGTCATTGGTCGTGAAGTTATCATTTTTGGCAGTGATGCCAAATTGATCAAAAAGCCATTGTTCAGCGCCAGTAAAGCCCATTGCCAAAACCACAAGATCGGCCTTAATTTTCTTTTCGGTGCCTGCCACTGGTTTAAAGTGATCAACCTGACTAATTTCTGCTTCTTTGACTTGGCCATCTTTGCCGAAGAAAGCCGTCACCGTCGAGGCATAGGCGGTAATGTCGCCAAACAATGCTTTAGCCTCTTTTTGCCCGTAGCCGGTTTTCAAAACCATCGGCCACTCAGGCCATTGATTTTGCGGTGTTAGTTCTGCTGGCAACGCTGGGGTGATTTCTAACTGGGTGATATCAGCGCATCCCTGACGAATCGCTGTGCCAATACAGTCATTACCAGTATCACCACCGCCAAGAACCAGAACATGTTTTCCCTTCAACTGATCATTTGCGGCTGGCCCATCTTTTAAAACTGTTTGGGTGGCTGCTTTGAGAAAATCTGTCGCTTGCATAATGCCTGAAAGTTCTCTGCCTGGCACCTTGAGATCTCGGGCTTCGCGCGCACCGGTGCAAATAACAACCCGGTCAAACGTTTTCTTCAGCTCATCAGCCGTGATGTCCTTA
This genomic window from Lacticaseibacillus paracasei subsp. paracasei contains:
- a CDS encoding L,D-transpeptidase family protein — encoded protein: MKKNKRWLLVVGVLVVLMGGFYIIQSMHYRDHFLPNTEILGVDVSGQTVNAANKKLTDQFDQRQYTFVEKNKKILKVKGDALGLSQDFKKGLTQILNKQNPWQWTTSVFAGQKTNAQEDPTINTAALKQFATSTADKLNQNRQEPVNAKLVTSGDQFKIQKEVNGDQIDADKLATTVTSALDNHRQVIELTDAYKKPTVKASDRDLQTTERDMNKLASTKVSLQIQSTTVTVPQATVLSWVTNDNGKATVSSQAITNYVTALSQQYSTIHKTRQFNSQQQGTVSVPAGTYGWSINISATSAMILASVKAGQDLNKEVSHSGSGYTTTGDIGNTYVEVSKEKQHEWYIKDGKVVMDSDIVTGKPGQDTPSGVFYVWSKQRNATLRGKNDDGSSYASPVSYWMPIDYTGVGLHDSPWQPKYGGDWYKEHGSHGCVNNPPDFMAKLYAAVDEGTPVIVY
- the pth gene encoding aminoacyl-tRNA hydrolase; the encoded protein is MKMIVGLGNPGQKYAGSKHNMGFMVVDGLAKRLNLTIDKLEFDAATATTRLNGEKIFLVKPQTFMNASGRAVRELMMFYQIQLDEIFVVQDDMDLTLGKLRLRKRGSAGGHNGIKDIISATGSDEFCRLKIGIQHPQRQRVVDWVLTPFSKTDQPLIDDAIEKADDALEDWLNGMPFDQLMNKFN
- a CDS encoding glutamate synthase subunit beta, which translates into the protein MADPKGFLKYPRQDDPMRPIMQRIKDFNVMELDLDMAERRKQAARCMNCGIPFCHHGVFFGGGRAVSGCPNDNLIPEWNDLVYRDQDKRAFERLSRSNMLPDMTGRVCPAPCEVSCVQALNGAGITIRNNEKFIIEQAFKHGWVVDSGKPLHRTGKKIAVVGSGPAGIAAAWRLNQLGHAVTLFERDDRFGGFLMYGIPNMKLPKDVVQRRIDTLTKVGIELVANTEVGKDITADELKKTFDRVVICTGAREARDLKVPGRELSGIMQATDFLKAATQTVLKDGPAANDQLKGKHVLVLGGGDTGNDCIGTAIRQGCADITQLEITPALPAELTPQNQWPEWPMVLKTGYGQKEAKALFGDITAYASTVTAFFGKDGQVKEAEISQVDHFKPVAGTEKKIKADLVVLAMGFTGAEQWLFDQFGITAKNDNFTTNDTQIYVAGDCRRGPSLVIWGIHEGRMCAEKIDASLQTLASEKI
- a CDS encoding L,D-transpeptidase; this translates as MKRITRFFDQIAASIHFFKTHRLKRNYRRALLFFAILLPVCVVAIIAGQRLHQPTPSSSKAAIALSTTKKKQQRHKATSHKTKVHTAPKNIDWTAPSEKQAYPDLTQHPNITLDVNLKKQRVFIKEGDKTLYTMYASTGIDDSTPRGDFAIQDERGYEFFNPNEQMGAHYYTSFYLHGTYLFHTVPTDVGGQYIKNEAAKLGKEPGSHGCVRLSIADAKWIFEHVPTGTPVKIH
- a CDS encoding L-lactate dehydrogenase, whose amino-acid sequence is MHIRKDDITVASITDKDHQKVILVGDGAVGSSYAYAMVLQGIAQEIGIVDIFKDKTKGDAIDLSNALPFTSPKKIYSAEYSDAKDADLVVITAGAPQKPGETRLDLVNKNLKILKSIVDPIVDSGFNGIFLVAANPVDILTYATWKLSGFPKNRVVGSGTSLDTARFRQSIAEMVNVDARSVHAYIMGEHGDTEFPVWSHANIGGVTIAEWVKAHPEIKEDKLVKMFEDVRDAAYEIIKLKGATFYGIATALARISKAILNDENAVLPLSVYMDGQYGLNDIYIGTPAVINRNGIQNILEIPLTDHEEESMQKSASQLKKVLTDAFAKNDIETRQ